A single Clostridium sp. AN503 DNA region contains:
- a CDS encoding FAD-binding protein, translated as MKIAVIAWGETVRQQALEASAALAPLDSRELELWTFGVGVKEEWFRDLPVQNVLILNGLGDLYTGTGQYVETFLHLMREREMELAVFPDSEKGMELAARVSAGLGTAASFQVTGLRTDESGILLERKVYSCNLEGWFRAPRGPFAMSFDKNAMEESMQRGAPDILRMQVPAEQREEFSGYEEKILPESGSLEHAKRLVVAGRGAADRDTLELLGRISQALDASLGATRPAVLDAMLPYSSMIGMTGVIARPELCLVFGASGSAPFMIGVRDSQVLAAVNHNPDAAIFRSCDLAVVDDAGDFAAAFLEVVREKEGRS; from the coding sequence GTGAAGATCGCTGTGATCGCATGGGGAGAGACGGTACGGCAGCAGGCCCTGGAGGCATCCGCTGCCCTGGCTCCTTTGGACAGCCGGGAGCTGGAATTGTGGACATTCGGAGTGGGTGTGAAGGAGGAATGGTTCCGGGACCTGCCGGTCCAGAATGTTCTTATATTAAATGGCTTGGGTGATCTGTACACGGGTACAGGCCAGTATGTGGAAACGTTCCTGCATCTGATGAGAGAACGGGAAATGGAGCTGGCGGTATTTCCCGACAGTGAAAAGGGCATGGAACTGGCAGCCAGGGTATCGGCAGGCCTGGGGACGGCGGCGTCTTTTCAGGTGACTGGCCTGAGGACAGACGAGTCAGGTATATTGCTGGAAAGAAAGGTGTACAGCTGCAACCTGGAGGGGTGGTTTCGCGCTCCGAGGGGACCATTTGCCATGAGCTTTGACAAAAATGCCATGGAGGAGAGCATGCAGAGGGGCGCTCCGGATATTCTGCGGATGCAGGTCCCGGCAGAACAGAGGGAGGAGTTTTCAGGCTATGAGGAAAAAATACTTCCCGAAAGCGGCAGCCTGGAACACGCAAAGCGCCTTGTGGTTGCCGGACGAGGCGCGGCAGACAGGGATACCCTGGAGCTGCTTGGCAGGATCAGCCAGGCGCTGGATGCCTCCCTCGGAGCTACCAGACCGGCGGTTCTGGATGCCATGCTGCCCTATTCCAGTATGATCGGCATGACCGGCGTGATCGCCAGGCCGGAGCTTTGCCTGGTGTTCGGTGCGTCCGGCTCCGCTCCGTTTATGATCGGCGTGAGGGACAGCCAGGTTCTGGCGGCGGTGAACCATAACCCGGATGCAGCGATCTTTCGTTCCTGCGATCTGGCGGTGGTGGATGATGCGGGGGATTTTGCGGCGGCGTTCCTGGAAGTGGTCAGAGAGAAGGAGGGGCGGTCATGA
- a CDS encoding histidine phosphatase family protein, whose amino-acid sequence MDIDIYLVRHGETKNNREGVLVGRRDVELSEEGREQIRQMTSQYPFPQPSVVYVSPMSRCLETAALVFPDSLKDRRARVEEQLIEMDFGCYEGMPVRAFAGTDLYEGWTEQRPDAGLTGGETFGEVERRMIAAFDRILSDCLSEGIKTAGVVSHNMVIVRLLRGHMTAEIPSEARFCPNGMGFHLRVEEERWRKERMMEFVRLLPEGAGRPDPLQSPYIIEKNEKQE is encoded by the coding sequence ATGGATATTGATATTTATCTGGTAAGGCATGGAGAGACAAAGAACAATAGAGAGGGCGTTCTGGTAGGCCGGAGGGATGTGGAGCTGTCTGAGGAGGGCAGGGAACAGATCAGGCAAATGACCAGTCAATACCCCTTTCCACAGCCATCTGTTGTCTACGTAAGTCCCATGAGCCGGTGCCTGGAGACAGCCGCCCTGGTGTTTCCTGACAGCTTAAAAGACCGTAGAGCGCGCGTGGAGGAACAACTGATCGAGATGGACTTTGGCTGTTATGAGGGAATGCCGGTCAGGGCATTTGCCGGCACGGATCTGTATGAGGGCTGGACAGAACAGCGGCCGGATGCAGGACTGACCGGGGGAGAGACCTTTGGCGAGGTGGAACGGAGAATGATAGCGGCATTTGACCGGATCTTGTCGGACTGCCTTTCAGAAGGGATCAAAACAGCAGGGGTCGTCAGCCATAATATGGTGATCGTCCGTCTGCTCCGCGGGCATATGACCGCCGAGATCCCCTCAGAAGCCCGTTTCTGTCCTAACGGAATGGGCTTCCACCTCCGGGTGGAGGAAGAACGGTGGAGGAAAGAACGGATGATGGAATTCGTGAGGCTTCTGCCGGAGGGAGCAGGGCGGCCTGATCCGCTGCAGTCGCCCTATATTATAGAAAAAAATGAGAAACAGGAATAA
- a CDS encoding MFS transporter, with amino-acid sequence MGKEDERISKTAWSMISVAWVAVLAVNLAVFALGMMLPSMREDLGFGIEASGYLSAAGWIFKAVATIPIALFVAKINPRYVLTMVYLSAGLALVLQGMARNVEMLMVGRALTSIAAAGILSPLVPIKISWVPQKRIAYVNGIENCIGPVGQALGTVAVTSLIAIFSGWRNVMISLGVIMIVIAIVFVFIYKEKEGQEFKKSDAKFLEPLKSALKLKEVWLLALGWPGTSLVWIATYTFWPTYATESLGLTLGEAGFVLGLFPIASAIASFISPSITNKIGYDKLMIWPWGFILPVAYFGMLQTGNLPILCLCSLVAGFGAYAFVPIAFTTLYKLPNVQPRTVTLGISCILTMVGVGSSMGGTLAGILGESMGLYNAMAICCLSPLIFGILTLFLPERGRKYMEKMEKAGQ; translated from the coding sequence ATGGGTAAAGAAGATGAGAGAATCAGCAAAACAGCATGGTCCATGATATCCGTGGCATGGGTAGCGGTATTGGCAGTCAATCTGGCGGTATTTGCATTGGGGATGATGCTTCCCAGCATGAGGGAGGATCTGGGGTTTGGTATTGAGGCGTCCGGCTATCTAAGCGCGGCGGGCTGGATCTTTAAAGCGGTAGCAACGATCCCGATCGCACTGTTTGTCGCCAAGATCAATCCCAGGTATGTACTGACAATGGTTTATCTGTCGGCAGGTCTGGCGCTGGTCCTCCAGGGCATGGCAAGAAATGTGGAAATGCTGATGGTGGGGCGGGCGCTGACTTCCATAGCGGCAGCCGGTATCCTGTCCCCGCTGGTGCCGATCAAGATCAGCTGGGTGCCGCAGAAACGCATTGCATATGTAAACGGCATTGAGAACTGTATCGGTCCGGTAGGGCAGGCCCTTGGAACCGTAGCGGTAACTTCCCTGATCGCCATATTCAGCGGCTGGAGAAATGTGATGATCAGCCTGGGTGTGATCATGATCGTGATCGCAATTGTGTTTGTATTCATTTATAAGGAAAAGGAAGGCCAGGAGTTTAAAAAGAGCGATGCCAAATTCTTAGAGCCGCTCAAATCAGCTCTGAAGCTGAAAGAGGTATGGCTGCTGGCTCTGGGATGGCCGGGTACCAGCCTTGTGTGGATCGCCACCTACACATTCTGGCCCACTTACGCCACCGAATCCCTGGGACTGACACTGGGAGAAGCGGGATTTGTACTGGGGTTATTCCCGATCGCTTCCGCCATAGCTTCCTTTATATCACCCAGCATCACCAATAAGATCGGCTATGATAAGCTGATGATCTGGCCGTGGGGCTTTATCCTTCCGGTGGCATATTTCGGAATGCTCCAGACTGGAAACCTGCCGATCCTCTGCCTCTGCTCCCTTGTTGCAGGATTCGGAGCCTACGCGTTTGTACCGATCGCGTTTACCACCCTGTACAAGCTGCCCAATGTACAGCCGAGGACCGTTACCCTTGGGATCAGCTGCATCCTTACGATGGTTGGAGTGGGAAGCTCCATGGGCGGGACTCTGGCGGGTATCCTGGGCGAGTCCATGGGCCTGTACAATGCCATGGCAATCTGCTGCCTGTCGCCGCTTATCTTTGGCATCCTGACGCTGTTCCTTCCTGAACGGGGCAGAAAGTATATGGAAAAAATGGAGAAGGCAGGACAATAG
- a CDS encoding FAD-binding oxidoreductase yields the protein MKVSLEQALNGLREIVGAEHVLTDEQSLKLGDSYNRSYAKAFDLYQTPLPIAIVNVYSTDQVSAVLSYCNENLIHVIPRTGASGGEGLLEVICEDTIILDASNMNQILKIDQDNMMVTCQCGAPLQEVEDQVNRLGLTTGHSPQSRPMAQMGGLVATRSIGQFSTYYGAIEDMICGMEAVTPDGRVMRIRNVPRRSAGPDLRHIFMGSEGALGFITEVTVKLYPYYPDDMWMGGYIMKDMQTGFKALRQIIVEGYKPSVVRLYDKPDMDYNFGSVKLKDEEAFMFFVAEGPAALTKATGDRIHEIALQYGGEYVGTRAVEHWMIHRNDLCDQYKGTARAEKYRQTQTVYSTTEISASWTDIAKIYEDVMKNVPPQIDNLVMLGGHVSHSYINGTNIYFVYRLKMSSPEAADGEHTKMVHAICDEVLKYETGGCVHHHGMGKKRVPLAWKEHGTSYPLMIELKQMLDPNNIMNPGVLVMLKDLEKEQKEA from the coding sequence ATGAAGGTATCATTAGAACAGGCGCTCAATGGACTGAGGGAGATCGTGGGAGCAGAGCATGTGCTGACAGACGAACAGTCCCTGAAACTGGGGGACAGTTATAACAGGAGCTATGCAAAGGCATTTGACCTGTATCAGACCCCGCTTCCCATCGCCATAGTGAATGTGTATTCAACGGACCAGGTTTCTGCGGTGCTGTCTTACTGCAATGAGAATCTGATCCATGTGATCCCCAGGACCGGCGCGTCAGGAGGGGAGGGCCTGCTGGAGGTGATCTGTGAAGATACGATCATCCTGGACGCCTCCAACATGAATCAGATCCTGAAGATCGACCAGGACAATATGATGGTGACCTGCCAGTGCGGCGCGCCGCTCCAGGAGGTGGAGGACCAGGTGAACCGGCTTGGGCTGACCACGGGGCACAGTCCACAGTCAAGGCCCATGGCCCAGATGGGCGGGCTGGTGGCTACAAGGAGCATTGGGCAGTTCTCTACTTATTACGGGGCCATCGAAGACATGATCTGCGGGATGGAAGCTGTGACGCCGGATGGCAGGGTGATGCGGATAAGGAATGTGCCGAGGCGGTCCGCCGGCCCTGATCTAAGACATATCTTTATGGGCAGCGAGGGCGCGCTTGGATTTATCACGGAAGTTACCGTGAAGCTGTATCCCTATTATCCCGATGATATGTGGATGGGCGGTTATATCATGAAGGATATGCAGACCGGTTTTAAAGCTCTGCGCCAGATCATCGTGGAAGGCTATAAGCCGTCGGTGGTACGGCTCTATGATAAACCGGATATGGATTACAACTTCGGCAGCGTAAAACTGAAGGATGAGGAAGCGTTCATGTTCTTTGTCGCTGAGGGGCCTGCGGCGTTGACAAAGGCCACGGGAGACCGGATCCATGAGATCGCGCTCCAGTACGGCGGGGAATATGTGGGGACCAGGGCGGTAGAACACTGGATGATCCACCGCAACGACCTCTGCGACCAGTACAAGGGAACAGCCCGGGCGGAGAAATACCGGCAGACCCAGACGGTCTACTCCACAACGGAGATTTCTGCCAGTTGGACGGACATCGCAAAGATCTATGAAGATGTCATGAAAAATGTCCCGCCTCAGATCGACAACCTGGTCATGCTGGGCGGACACGTGTCTCACAGCTATATCAATGGGACGAATATTTATTTTGTATACCGCCTGAAAATGAGTTCGCCGGAAGCTGCCGACGGAGAGCACACGAAAATGGTCCATGCGATCTGTGATGAAGTGCTGAAATACGAGACCGGCGGCTGTGTCCACCATCACGGGATGGGGAAGAAGCGTGTGCCGCTGGCGTGGAAAGAACACGGAACTTCCTACCCGCTGATGATCGAGCTAAAGCAGATGCTGGACCCCAACAATATCATGAACCCGGGCGTCCTGGTCATGCTGAAGGACCTGGAAAAAGAACAGAAGGAGGCTTAA
- a CDS encoding NAD(P)/FAD-dependent oxidoreductase has product MLDEILKIMTEDFQMEGAAADVDDRNIVTLRGICGSWQTLVDVGHRIAKVPGVRNVVSDMEVRGLEIPRKDYGEYVRKGREAGVIDTADVVIIGAGVSGCGIARELARYDLKIVVVEMGDDVASAASKANNGDIHAGHAVAPGTLKAKLNVEGNRMYTRWAKELNFRLERCGSMRVTTEERLVPGIQKMYETAVKNGVDGARMVSHEEAVELDPKIGVELERLGKRAAAALWLPSMGVVEPYEVVVALAENAARNGVKFLLNCTVGEILRRDGQVEGVVTERGIIKASYVINCAGVYADEISEMAGDRCYTIHPRKGTIAILDKACPPLFRGMGGISTREETVKKNVESKGGGMCLTPEHNILLGPSATEVPDKEDVDTTPEDLAYAMSRNSNPYVGYGDIIRIFAGTRPADFKEDFIIEMSDRTHGFINVGAIQSPGLASAPAVAEMTVGILKEDWEKTLGPLAERPGYDPVEPPKTEFRHMSHEEQDELIRKDPRYGKVICRCEQITEGEILDAIHSRIVPASIDAVKRRTRAGMGRCQGGFCQPRVLELLARELGKEWVEITLKGKGSNVLVEENRSETRGGAFR; this is encoded by the coding sequence GTGTTAGATGAAATCCTGAAAATTATGACAGAGGATTTTCAGATGGAGGGCGCCGCTGCTGACGTAGATGACCGGAATATTGTAACTCTGCGCGGCATCTGCGGTTCCTGGCAGACCCTGGTGGACGTTGGACACAGGATCGCAAAGGTCCCCGGCGTGCGCAACGTGGTCAGCGACATGGAAGTGAGAGGACTGGAGATTCCCAGAAAAGACTATGGTGAATATGTCCGAAAAGGGAGGGAGGCCGGGGTCATTGACACGGCGGATGTGGTGATCATCGGCGCAGGCGTGTCGGGCTGCGGGATCGCCAGAGAGCTGGCAAGGTATGATCTGAAGATCGTTGTTGTGGAGATGGGGGATGATGTTGCAAGCGCCGCCAGCAAGGCCAACAACGGCGATATCCATGCAGGCCATGCGGTCGCGCCCGGTACTCTGAAGGCGAAACTGAACGTGGAAGGAAACCGTATGTATACCAGGTGGGCGAAGGAGCTGAATTTCCGCCTGGAGCGGTGTGGTTCCATGCGCGTGACAACCGAAGAAAGGCTGGTTCCCGGTATACAGAAGATGTATGAAACCGCGGTCAAAAACGGGGTGGACGGAGCCAGGATGGTGAGCCACGAGGAGGCGGTTGAGCTGGACCCGAAGATCGGCGTTGAGCTGGAGCGCCTGGGCAAACGTGCCGCTGCCGCACTATGGCTTCCCTCCATGGGCGTTGTGGAGCCGTATGAGGTGGTTGTGGCGCTGGCGGAGAATGCGGCCAGGAACGGCGTTAAGTTCCTCCTCAACTGTACTGTAGGGGAGATCCTCCGGCGGGACGGGCAGGTGGAAGGCGTGGTGACGGAGCGCGGCATCATTAAGGCCAGCTATGTGATAAACTGCGCTGGTGTTTATGCAGATGAGATATCGGAGATGGCCGGGGACCGGTGCTATACGATCCATCCGAGAAAAGGGACCATAGCCATCCTGGATAAAGCATGCCCGCCGCTTTTTCGCGGAATGGGAGGCATCAGCACCCGGGAAGAGACAGTGAAAAAGAATGTGGAATCCAAGGGAGGCGGCATGTGCCTGACGCCTGAACACAATATCCTTTTGGGACCTTCTGCCACAGAGGTACCGGACAAGGAGGATGTAGATACCACACCGGAGGACTTAGCTTATGCCATGTCCAGAAACTCCAATCCATATGTGGGATATGGAGATATCATCCGCATATTTGCAGGGACCAGGCCTGCTGACTTTAAAGAGGACTTTATCATTGAAATGTCTGACAGGACCCACGGGTTTATCAATGTGGGAGCGATCCAGTCACCGGGGCTTGCGTCTGCTCCGGCGGTAGCGGAGATGACAGTGGGGATCTTGAAAGAGGACTGGGAAAAGACCCTTGGCCCGTTGGCGGAAAGACCAGGTTACGATCCGGTTGAACCTCCAAAAACAGAATTCCGCCATATGAGCCACGAAGAACAGGATGAACTGATCAGAAAAGACCCCAGGTATGGAAAGGTGATCTGCCGTTGTGAACAGATCACGGAGGGGGAGATCCTGGACGCCATCCACTCCCGGATCGTGCCTGCCAGTATCGATGCGGTCAAAAGGCGGACCAGGGCAGGTATGGGGCGGTGCCAGGGAGGCTTCTGCCAGCCGCGGGTCTTAGAGCTCCTCGCCAGAGAGCTGGGAAAGGAGTGGGTGGAGATCACCCTGAAAGGAAAAGGCAGCAATGTGCTGGTGGAAGAAAACCGCAGTGAAACGAGAGGAGGCGCCTTCAGATGA
- a CDS encoding FAD-dependent oxidoreductase has product MKQLQYDIAVIGGGPAGLAAALKAKSLGAGRVVILERDMELGGILQQCIHDGFGIHRFNERLSGAQYAQRFIDELEGSGIDVKLDTTVLELTEDKIIYACNPAEGMLKLQCGAVILAMGCRERTASQVLIYGSRPAGVLTAGAAQRYINMEGYLPGKKAVILGSGDIGLIMARRMTLEGIEVEGVYEVMSAPGGLTRNIVQCLDDYGIPLHLSHTVVKIRGNKRVESVTVCQVDEKREPVRGTEREIPCDLLVLAVGLIPENELSREAGIQMDAKTKGPVVDNHFMTSCPGIFACGNVAVVFDLVDYVSQSGEIAASGAVKYLRGELAAAPGYRETKAGAGMNFVVPQRLRSDCTEEEVTFFMRVKAPGKNVSLQCMVDGEMIKKERHNSVAPPEMLASKVRVAGAGIPEFRIVEG; this is encoded by the coding sequence ATGAAACAATTGCAATATGACATAGCGGTAATCGGGGGCGGCCCGGCGGGTCTGGCTGCGGCGCTTAAAGCAAAAAGCCTGGGAGCCGGACGGGTGGTCATCCTGGAACGGGATATGGAACTGGGCGGGATACTCCAGCAGTGTATCCACGATGGATTTGGGATCCACCGGTTCAATGAGAGGCTTTCTGGAGCCCAGTATGCCCAGCGGTTTATTGATGAGCTGGAGGGAAGCGGGATCGATGTGAAGCTGGATACCACAGTACTGGAGCTGACAGAGGATAAGATAATCTACGCCTGCAATCCGGCGGAGGGGATGCTGAAGCTGCAGTGCGGCGCGGTGATCCTCGCTATGGGCTGCAGGGAACGGACCGCCAGCCAGGTCCTGATATACGGTTCCCGTCCTGCGGGAGTACTGACGGCTGGAGCGGCCCAGAGATATATCAATATGGAAGGATATCTGCCAGGCAAAAAAGCGGTCATCCTGGGAAGCGGTGATATCGGCCTGATCATGGCAAGACGGATGACGCTGGAGGGAATTGAGGTAGAGGGTGTATATGAAGTAATGTCCGCGCCCGGAGGCCTCACCAGAAATATTGTCCAGTGCCTGGATGATTATGGGATTCCCCTTCATCTGTCGCACACAGTGGTGAAGATCAGAGGCAATAAGCGGGTAGAATCTGTTACGGTCTGCCAGGTGGATGAAAAGCGGGAACCGGTCCGGGGTACGGAACGGGAGATCCCATGTGACCTTTTGGTGCTTGCAGTTGGGCTGATCCCTGAGAATGAACTGTCCCGCGAGGCCGGCATCCAGATGGATGCAAAGACAAAAGGCCCGGTGGTGGACAATCACTTTATGACCAGTTGTCCGGGGATCTTTGCCTGTGGAAATGTAGCTGTGGTGTTTGATCTGGTAGACTATGTTTCCCAATCTGGGGAGATAGCCGCTTCGGGAGCGGTGAAATATCTGCGCGGGGAGCTGGCGGCTGCGCCTGGTTACCGAGAGACAAAGGCGGGAGCCGGGATGAACTTTGTAGTACCACAACGGCTGCGGTCAGACTGTACCGAGGAAGAAGTTACATTTTTCATGCGGGTCAAGGCTCCAGGGAAGAATGTTTCTCTCCAGTGTATGGTAGACGGTGAAATGATAAAGAAGGAGCGTCACAACTCCGTAGCGCCTCCGGAGATGCTGGCATCAAAGGTGCGTGTGGCGGGAGCCGGCATTCCTGAGTTTCGGATTGTGGAGGGATAG
- a CDS encoding YhfZ family protein — translation MITQFYKKTGILTNYLAREFLASEVGDKCPTIAYCTETFHVSRGTVQDAMMILEESGSISTEKMRKRGTILTALDKKKLYEMSGIDTITGTMPLPLSLELQGLASGVCKSMENSPVPFAFAYVQGSSKRLKLLSRGIYDFSIVSWTTAKRLMPQYPDLEVIASLPDSIYSAEYTLYISEARGGCLRDGLVAASDPLCTDQTVLLQQLTGAYDIRHIDAPYSTQRALLLDGGCDIILIRNHPEMNASSSCRAVPVPQDLYDRADSTTPVILGNRNNYGMNRLLGYYLKPSEISVTQRSILDKKTRPRFY, via the coding sequence ATGATAACTCAGTTTTATAAAAAAACAGGCATCCTTACCAACTATCTGGCACGGGAATTCCTCGCCAGTGAGGTCGGAGACAAATGCCCTACCATCGCCTACTGCACGGAGACCTTCCATGTTTCCAGAGGCACGGTACAGGACGCCATGATGATCTTAGAGGAATCCGGCTCCATTTCCACGGAAAAGATGCGCAAGCGCGGAACGATCCTGACCGCCCTCGATAAGAAAAAGCTTTACGAGATGTCCGGGATCGACACCATCACCGGCACCATGCCGCTGCCCCTCTCCTTAGAGCTCCAGGGACTTGCCTCCGGAGTATGTAAATCCATGGAGAACAGCCCGGTCCCTTTTGCATTCGCCTATGTCCAGGGAAGCTCAAAACGGCTCAAGCTCCTAAGCCGCGGTATCTATGATTTTTCCATCGTATCGTGGACCACAGCCAAACGGCTGATGCCCCAGTACCCGGATCTGGAAGTCATCGCAAGCCTGCCTGATTCCATCTACTCAGCGGAATACACCCTCTATATTTCAGAGGCCAGGGGCGGATGCCTCCGGGACGGGCTGGTGGCCGCATCGGACCCGCTTTGTACCGACCAGACCGTTCTGCTCCAGCAGTTGACCGGGGCCTATGACATCCGTCATATTGACGCGCCCTATTCAACCCAGCGCGCCCTGCTTTTGGACGGGGGCTGCGATATCATCCTGATCCGCAATCATCCGGAGATGAACGCTTCCTCCTCCTGCCGCGCAGTCCCGGTCCCACAGGACCTTTACGACAGAGCAGACAGTACTACGCCCGTGATCTTGGGGAACCGGAACAACTACGGCATGAACCGTCTTTTAGGCTACTACCTGAAGCCGTCGGAAATATCCGTCACCCAAAGGTCCATTCTGGACAAGAAAACCCGGCCCCGTTTTTACTGA
- a CDS encoding FGGY family carbohydrate kinase, with translation MNQYILVIDEGTTGVRAMLYDKAFQIAGEHYEKLDVDYRDGGIVEEDPEEIYEKSVVCCRKVVEKVGIDAGQILCVGITTQRATWTLWERDTGRSVRNFVVWQDSRSRDRVDAVLQDPRFRELCPGMEPAVRPVTIPVSLPGVLEAEPELDRRMKAGELYFGTVDTWLVYKMTKGRVFAGDITNASVMLGMVPPGEFKWPEALLQEYLGYPMDAFCEIKGCADDYGMMDPEILGVEIPIAGIISDQQASLFSQGCHEKNTGRATNGTGSFFMVNLGDRLPEEEKGRGSSVPKVAWKIGDEINYSVEAYCSTTGAVLEWMKENLGWLDDISRIDEVSNSVPDNGGVYFVPALAGLTVPVADYTARGAYMGISGTAKKEHFVRATLEAVAYAVCASFEKLQREFQVNMQEVKISGGVSKSDLVGQVMADLLDMKVDRPASVEATALGAAQMAAIQMGLITKQDVKNMVESRKSFEPDEKAAQYKENYRVWSKAVERSLNWLQ, from the coding sequence ATGAACCAGTACATTTTAGTCATTGATGAAGGCACCACGGGAGTGCGCGCAATGCTTTATGACAAGGCGTTTCAGATTGCAGGGGAACATTATGAGAAACTGGATGTGGACTACCGGGATGGGGGGATCGTAGAAGAAGACCCGGAAGAGATCTATGAGAAATCTGTTGTGTGCTGCAGAAAAGTAGTGGAGAAAGTAGGGATAGACGCCGGCCAGATCTTGTGTGTCGGAATCACTACCCAGCGGGCTACCTGGACCCTGTGGGAGCGGGATACCGGAAGGTCCGTGAGGAATTTTGTGGTATGGCAGGACAGCCGTTCCAGGGACAGGGTGGATGCTGTGCTCCAGGATCCGAGATTTAGGGAGCTGTGCCCGGGGATGGAACCGGCAGTCCGTCCAGTCACCATACCGGTATCCCTTCCGGGAGTGCTTGAGGCAGAGCCGGAGCTGGACCGGAGAATGAAGGCGGGAGAGCTTTACTTTGGAACTGTGGATACCTGGCTGGTGTATAAAATGACGAAGGGCAGGGTATTTGCGGGGGACATCACCAATGCCAGCGTTATGCTGGGCATGGTGCCGCCAGGGGAATTCAAGTGGCCGGAGGCGCTTCTCCAGGAATATCTGGGGTATCCGATGGATGCGTTCTGTGAGATCAAGGGCTGTGCGGATGACTACGGCATGATGGATCCTGAGATCCTTGGTGTGGAGATCCCGATCGCGGGGATCATTTCTGACCAGCAGGCTTCTCTGTTTTCCCAGGGCTGTCACGAGAAGAATACGGGAAGGGCTACCAATGGGACCGGAAGCTTCTTTATGGTGAACCTGGGAGACAGGCTGCCGGAGGAGGAGAAAGGCAGAGGCAGTTCCGTGCCCAAGGTGGCGTGGAAGATCGGGGATGAGATCAATTATTCTGTGGAAGCGTACTGTTCGACGACCGGGGCGGTGCTGGAATGGATGAAAGAGAATCTGGGGTGGCTGGATGACATTTCCCGCATTGACGAGGTGTCAAACTCTGTACCGGATAACGGCGGCGTATACTTTGTGCCGGCTCTTGCGGGGCTTACGGTGCCGGTGGCGGATTATACGGCGAGGGGAGCCTATATGGGGATATCCGGCACGGCGAAGAAAGAACATTTCGTGAGGGCGACGCTGGAAGCGGTGGCTTACGCGGTGTGCGCGAGCTTTGAAAAGCTCCAGAGAGAGTTCCAGGTCAATATGCAGGAGGTGAAGATATCGGGAGGCGTGTCCAAGAGCGATCTGGTGGGCCAGGTGATGGCGGATCTTCTGGATATGAAGGTGGACCGGCCTGCGTCTGTGGAAGCTACGGCCCTGGGAGCGGCCCAGATGGCGGCGATCCAGATGGGGCTGATCACAAAGCAGGACGTGAAGAACATGGTGGAATCCCGGAAATCGTTTGAACCGGATGAGAAGGCAGCTCAATATAAGGAAAATTACAGAGTGTGGTCAAAGGCAGTGGAGCGGTCCCTGAACTGGCTGCAGTGA
- a CDS encoding DUF1667 domain-containing protein gives MENSTYTCIVCPVSCTIEVSRDKDGYKTSGNQCRRGERYAIAEHTEPVRMVTTTVVIKNAALPRLPVISEREIPKAKMKECLQVLYGIEAEAPVVCGDVVLENICGTGVNILAARTMGKK, from the coding sequence ATGGAAAACAGCACGTATACATGTATTGTCTGCCCTGTAAGCTGCACCATTGAGGTGAGCAGGGACAAAGACGGATATAAGACCAGCGGGAACCAGTGCAGGAGGGGAGAACGCTATGCCATAGCGGAGCATACTGAACCGGTGCGTATGGTGACAACCACGGTGGTGATCAAAAATGCAGCGCTGCCAAGGCTGCCGGTGATTTCTGAGCGGGAGATACCAAAGGCAAAGATGAAAGAATGTCTCCAGGTACTGTATGGGATTGAGGCGGAAGCCCCTGTAGTATGTGGGGATGTGGTCCTGGAGAATATTTGCGGTACCGGGGTCAATATCCTGGCTGCAAGGACGATGGGGAAAAAATAG